The following are encoded together in the Aerococcus mictus genome:
- a CDS encoding ABC transporter ATP-binding protein, protein MSKISVDQLNISLSGRSILQELSFQVEKGEFVGLIGPNGSGKSTLLKALDKSLSRQSGEIYFNAQNIDHLSTKEFAKTCAVVAQEHNLAFDFKVIDLVQLSRFIHHPWYQGNNQRDAAIVQEALEKVGLVDLQDKNYFQLSGGEQQRVMIAMALAKQVDILLMDEPSNHLDINYQLSILKTIKQEGLTVFTSLHDLNLAARFCDRLILLNQGSIVLNGPTEEVLTSPQLSQVFKVDIVTNRLPNGCLGINYL, encoded by the coding sequence ATGAGTAAAATTTCAGTAGACCAGCTTAACATTAGCCTATCCGGTCGGTCGATCCTTCAAGAGCTGAGTTTTCAAGTGGAAAAAGGTGAGTTTGTGGGGCTAATCGGTCCCAATGGGTCAGGTAAGTCTACTTTGCTAAAGGCTTTAGATAAGAGCTTAAGCCGCCAATCCGGAGAGATTTATTTCAACGCCCAAAACATTGACCATTTATCAACGAAGGAATTTGCTAAGACCTGTGCTGTCGTCGCCCAAGAACATAACCTGGCTTTCGATTTTAAGGTAATTGACCTGGTACAGCTCTCCCGCTTCATCCACCATCCTTGGTACCAAGGAAATAATCAAAGGGATGCCGCTATTGTCCAAGAGGCTCTAGAAAAAGTGGGACTTGTCGACTTGCAGGATAAAAATTATTTCCAGCTTTCCGGTGGTGAGCAGCAACGGGTTATGATTGCTATGGCACTCGCCAAGCAGGTCGATATTCTCTTGATGGATGAGCCCTCCAATCATTTAGATATTAATTACCAGCTGTCGATCCTCAAAACGATTAAACAGGAAGGACTCACCGTATTTACTTCGCTTCATGATTTAAATTTAGCGGCCCGTTTCTGTGACCGTCTCATCCTGCTCAATCAAGGGTCCATCGTTCTGAACGGCCCTACCGAAGAGGTCTTGACCAGCCCGCAATTAAGTCAAGTCTTTAAGGTGGATATCGTTACTAACCGCCTTCCCAATGGATGTTTAGGAATTAATTATCTTTGA